Proteins co-encoded in one Neoarius graeffei isolate fNeoGra1 chromosome 11, fNeoGra1.pri, whole genome shotgun sequence genomic window:
- the grem1b gene encoding gremlin-1, whose product MSRLVQLTCAVLLLSVLVSCVTETRATQGAIPNPSKSKPNESERQHSASSSSSSSSSSSGRGRGSSSSAEEVLESSQEALHVTERRYLKRDWCKTQPLKQTLHEEGCVSITILNRFCYGQCNSFYIPRHVRQEEGAFQSCSFCKPRRFTTMTYTLSCPDLQPPTRKKRVQRVKQCRCISIDLD is encoded by the coding sequence ATGAGCAGATTGGTGCAGCTCACGTGTGCAGTGCTCTTGCTGTCGGTTCTTGTGTCGTGTGTGACGGAAACCAGAGCCACGCAAGGCGCAATTCCTAATCCGAGCAAAAGCAAACCAAACGAGTCGGAGCGACAACATAGCGCCTCTTCTTCgtcatcatcctcatcctcatcctcaggTAGAGGTAGAGGCTCATCTTCCTCGGCAGAAGAGGTGCTGGAGTCCAGTCAGGAGGCGCTGCACGTGACCGAGCGCCGCTACCTGAAGCGCGACTGGTGCAAGACGCAGCCGCTGAAGCAGACCCTGCATGAAGAAGGCTGCGTCAGCATCACCATCCTCAACCGCTTCTGTTACGGCCAGTGCAACTCCTTCTACATCCCACGTCACGTGCGCCAAGAGGAAGGAGCCTTCCAGTCGTGCTCGTTCTGCAAACCCAGGCGCTTCACCACCATGACCTACACACTGTCCTGCCCCGACCTGCAGCCGCCCACTCGCAAGAAGCGCGTGCAGCGAGTCAAGCAGTGCCGCTGCATCTCCATCGACCTGGACTGA